The following proteins are encoded in a genomic region of [Eubacterium] hominis:
- a CDS encoding lysozyme family protein: MSKDIKTRTVFKDVKTIDKAKIASEHIHHATIKSKEQYEEHTSQKEHTPHDYAVNKTSEKVPRYTKNIVINARVNEKCYRNHKKEKNTIKALQKEYQNSVSPVMQQDKQIKNKAHKTQSVFTKNRIIKTRRINKKDIKTTDSKGIKQFIKAPKKDRKVSVKIPSQNKNVAKQYAIQSMKKSKESASAMKQVAMKSSNYAKKISKATTSALKKMIESAKEVYLFLSAIGSVACLFILVIALIGGIFMSRGNSSSGNAQLSQEVIAYTPLIQKYADEFEIPLYVNAIQAIMMQESGGKGNDPMQSSECAFNKKYPNTPNGITDPEYSIKVGIENFADCIKRAKCKDPFDIENLSLAWQGYNYGNGYIEWAVKNFGGYSQANAQVFSEEQAAKHGWSSYGDPEYVPHVMRYYQFAQLGTGNSQLVNIALTQLGNKGGIPYWSWWGYSSRVEWCAIFVSWCSEQCGMLQDGSMPKFENVTVGMNWFKERNQWLPRGTVPNEGMIIFFDWNNDNHCDHVGMVEKAENGIVYTVEGNSNDEVRRNTYSVNSNVIMGYGTIKK, encoded by the coding sequence ATGTCAAAAGATATCAAGACAAGAACAGTTTTTAAAGATGTCAAAACGATCGATAAAGCAAAAATAGCATCTGAACATATTCATCATGCAACAATAAAATCAAAAGAACAGTATGAAGAACATACTTCGCAAAAAGAACATACACCGCACGATTATGCAGTGAATAAAACGAGTGAAAAAGTGCCACGATATACAAAAAATATCGTTATCAATGCGAGGGTTAATGAAAAATGCTATCGAAATCACAAAAAAGAAAAGAATACGATAAAAGCACTACAAAAAGAATATCAAAACAGTGTTTCACCTGTTATGCAACAAGATAAGCAAATCAAAAACAAAGCACATAAAACACAATCTGTTTTTACAAAGAATCGTATTATCAAAACTAGACGAATAAATAAAAAAGATATTAAGACAACAGATAGCAAAGGAATTAAGCAATTTATCAAAGCACCAAAAAAAGATAGAAAAGTATCGGTAAAGATACCCTCTCAAAATAAAAATGTAGCCAAACAATATGCAATACAGTCTATGAAGAAATCAAAAGAATCTGCTTCTGCTATGAAACAGGTTGCCATGAAATCATCAAATTATGCAAAGAAGATAAGCAAAGCAACAACTTCAGCATTAAAGAAGATGATAGAAAGTGCTAAAGAAGTATATCTATTTTTATCGGCTATTGGCAGCGTTGCCTGTTTGTTTATCTTAGTGATTGCACTTATCGGTGGGATTTTTATGAGTAGAGGAAATTCATCTTCTGGTAATGCTCAATTATCACAAGAAGTCATTGCCTATACACCTCTTATTCAAAAGTATGCAGATGAATTTGAAATTCCTTTATATGTCAATGCCATTCAAGCTATCATGATGCAAGAATCTGGTGGTAAAGGAAATGATCCTATGCAGTCATCGGAATGTGCATTTAATAAAAAATATCCAAATACACCAAACGGAATTACTGATCCGGAATATTCAATCAAGGTTGGAATCGAAAATTTTGCGGACTGTATAAAACGAGCAAAGTGTAAAGATCCATTTGATATAGAAAATCTTTCTTTAGCATGGCAGGGATATAATTATGGCAATGGCTATATCGAATGGGCAGTTAAAAACTTTGGTGGGTATTCGCAAGCCAACGCACAAGTATTCTCTGAAGAACAAGCCGCAAAACATGGTTGGAGCAGTTATGGTGATCCTGAATATGTTCCTCATGTCATGCGTTATTATCAGTTCGCACAACTTGGAACGGGAAATAGTCAGTTAGTCAATATTGCTTTAACACAGTTAGGTAATAAAGGTGGTATTCCTTATTGGTCTTGGTGGGGTTATTCATCACGAGTAGAATGGTGTGCGATCTTTGTGAGTTGGTGTTCTGAACAATGTGGAATGCTTCAAGATGGTTCGATGCCTAAGTTTGAAAATGTTACTGTTGGTATGAACTGGTTTAAAGAAAGAAATCAATGGTTACCACGAGGAACTGTACCAAATGAAGGAATGATTATTTTCTTTGATTGGAACAATGATAATCATTGTGATCATGTAGGTATGGTCGAAAAAGCAGAAAATGGTATTGTTTATACTGTGGAAGGCAACTCTAATGATGAAGTAAGAAGAAACACTTATTCAGTTAATAGCAATGTCATTATGGGCTATGGAACCATAAAAAAATAG
- a CDS encoding recombinase family protein has product MTNKYAYIRVSSKDQNIDRQVEAMRNIGILEKNMYIDRQSGKNFNRKKYQSLLKKLNSNDELYIKSIDRLGRDYDEIQEQWRYLTKVKNIDIIVLDLPLLDTRNQVNGITGKFIADLVLQILSYVAQVERENIKQRQAEGIRIAKEKGVQLGRPPLPIPKEFDEIYQLWKNNKISKREGARLLHTNHNTLTKWIKKHEKNYKL; this is encoded by the coding sequence ATGACAAATAAATATGCATATATTCGAGTTTCAAGTAAGGATCAAAATATTGATAGACAAGTAGAAGCAATGCGTAATATAGGGATTTTAGAGAAAAACATGTATATTGATAGACAATCAGGTAAAAATTTTAATCGCAAGAAATATCAATCGTTATTAAAAAAATTAAATTCAAATGATGAACTGTATATTAAATCGATAGACCGATTAGGAAGAGATTATGATGAGATACAGGAACAATGGCGATACCTTACAAAAGTAAAAAATATCGATATCATTGTTTTAGATTTACCATTGTTAGATACGAGAAATCAAGTGAATGGAATAACGGGTAAATTTATTGCGGATTTAGTGTTGCAAATTCTCTCTTATGTAGCACAAGTAGAGCGTGAAAATATAAAACAACGACAAGCAGAAGGAATACGAATAGCAAAAGAAAAAGGCGTTCAGCTTGGTCGACCACCGCTTCCTATTCCAAAAGAATTTGATGAAATTTATCAGTTATGGAAAAATAATAAAATCAGTAAACGTGAAGGTGCAAGACTGTTACATACAAATCATAATACTTTAACTAAGTGGATAAAAAAACATGAAAAAAATTATAAATTATAA
- a CDS encoding Rrf2 family transcriptional regulator: MQLNITTDYAIRIILYLSTKQKKITSKELSENLCIPQHYILKITKKLENAQLIHTYNGKNGGFSIAKDKSEISLLDIIGTMEPTTKINRCLEPDKYCSQRATDYCPVRKTYCFLQRMMEERLSSITVKEILDQ, encoded by the coding sequence ATGCAATTAAACATTACAACAGACTATGCAATTAGAATTATTTTATATCTATCTACAAAACAAAAAAAGATTACATCAAAAGAATTATCAGAAAATCTATGTATCCCTCAACACTATATATTAAAAATAACAAAGAAATTAGAAAATGCTCAATTAATTCATACATATAATGGAAAAAATGGAGGTTTTTCTATTGCTAAGGATAAATCTGAAATTAGTTTATTGGATATTATAGGTACGATGGAACCTACTACTAAAATTAATCGGTGTTTAGAGCCGGATAAATATTGTAGTCAACGCGCAACAGATTATTGTCCTGTTAGAAAGACTTATTGTTTTCTACAAAGAATGATGGAAGAAAGATTATCTTCAATTACTGTTAAAGAAATATTGGATCAATAG